The genomic region ACAGAGATAGATGAAACATGTAAAAGTAGGACATAGGTCTCAAGATACATTGGTTACGAATTTTTTTAAGCAGAACTGTTCACAGAAAATGAAGGCATCAATTAGCTGGTGCCACCGTGTATGTAATGAGACTGATGGGTTTACGCTCCACCAGTCTTCATTTCCATGATTTTTACATTTTCAGGAAGCATTATAACTCAGTAACTCACATCTAGTAGATTAGTAGTTAAATAGGGAGGAAAACATACTGAAGCCGAGAGATCTAAAGCTTTTAATACCAATAAAGCCTCAATTTAAAAGTTGTGCCCAAGATTGCCACATAGCAGGGGGGATTATACCTCAAACGGATCACATAAACATAGATATGCCTGGGTGAAAATTATAACAAAACGCTACTCTAAAATCTAAGCCTCAGAAAAAGACAAGCAACAAATGTTTTAAAGAGACACTTATATTAAGGCATTGTTTGGAAATGAAATTATGAGGGAGAGGAAGGGGAAGGAGGGGACATGCACCAGTGATGCTTTGCTTCCAAATCTTTCTTACGTTAGAAAGATTTAAATTTGATTAACAGGGAAGAAAATAGAACCTCTGCCCCCAACCACTCACACACAAGCACAACTCGTTAGCCATTGTGTATTTGTACATCTTCTCAGTTCTCACTCCATTCAAAACGGGGTAACTGGGTAAGCAATTGTACGGAAACATAGCTTGGCAAAAATGGCACACATGTGATGGACTGTTGGTGATTGGTGATTTGCACTGAAAATGGACTGCACACATCATTAAACAGCTTGAAGCATCCACTAAATAAATCACTATGACAAATGTCGGTGTAGTTTCTCATGCGTTTGACATGGATGACAGCATATTCTACGATACAATATCAGTTTAACCCAAGCAAGCAAAACAAGACGTAAGATTTACAACACCGCCATATGCAGGGCACTTTTTGTCTCATAAACAGGCAAATTAAATTTAGAACAACATTCATCTTAAACAAGACTGTGTTTCAACAATAAAAGCAAGCCCATACCTTCCCCTCCTTGCTAAAGAACTTCTCAAGATCATCGCTGGTAACCCTCATCGACAAACCAGTCATATATAAGTTATTTCCGGGATTCGAAACATCAACACTCCTAACAGTACAACAAAAACACCACAAAATTAAACCCTTAATTCTCAAATACCCTTgcccaaaaaaatgaaaattgaTGATGTTGCAAAGCAATACCTAGAACGACTGCGTCTCGGCAATGACTTTGACCTAGACCTAGACCGAGGTCGGTGACAGGTAGTGCCTGGGGAGGCAGACACATCTGGTGAAGGTGACCTACTAAAATATAACTCATCCAAACAAATCAGTTTTAGAATCAATTCCAATACCAATCAAAAAGGAGAAATTATAGGGTACACCTGCTGTACCATGTCATCGTACACCTCTATTATAATCCGTCTTGCTTGAGTAAACTATTTTCCGCAAGAGTAGGTCTTGCTTGAGACCCTCTTACCCTAAGATATTTCACAACCTCCTTTTATTTCCACCTCTATTATAATCCGTTGTGAGAGTggtcttaagttaagacggtcttTAACAAGAATTGGTGGTTCCGCAAATACCCAAGTATATATCGAAgtagaataaaaaaaaaaggagagatcTCATTCGTTAAGGTGTACGATAAAGTGGTACACTGGGTGCGATTTTGTTTCAACATTTAGTATAGTTTAAATGAAACACTAACCTTTCATCCCTTGAATGTGACATCTAGTCTACTCTAcaaatcaacaaaacaaaacaaaaacaaatcattTACTATAAATATTCATAAGCTCTTAAATTTAACAGTAACAGATTATACcactaatatcactaatattgaAATTCATCCATTGCATTATTATTGTATTTAGAGCAGGAGAAACAAAGTGAAGCTAATTACAAAATTCAAGAATTCCGAGAAAAAATAGAGTTAGGGTTCTGAATGAGCTCCGGATTTAAGCAAGAAATTATGACAATAAAATCAATAGAAGAAGAGCAGAGTGAAGAAACTCACCAAAATGGTAGCTCACCGTGCACTGTTTGTATCCAGAAATTTGGGGAAGATGAAGGTCCAAAACTATTCTGGTACCTAACCATTTACtttcttttaatatgtttacaattttttttttggccgGTCCGAGTGATAGGAGCTCTCATTTCTTAAATACGATAAAGTTGGTCCGTCCAAATGATAGAGTTAGAAATTCGAAAGAGAGTCGGGCTTAAAATACGGGTTAAACCGAGTACCCCAAACCTATAGGGTAGACCTGGTAAAACGGGTCactgggtcgggtttgggtcgggccaATTCGTGTCGAGTCAGTTCGGGTCTTTCATTCTATCGGGTTATTTTGAGTCGGGTCGGATCGTTTTGGGTTTCAGGTGTTTTTCGGGTATGTTggccgggtcattttcgggtcaagcgggtcgggttatttcAAGTTCGGGTAATTTTCGGGTCGGGTGGTTTTGGATCGGGTCAGTTCCGGGTCAACAAAGTTTGGGTCATGTTCGGGTCAGGTCGAGTAAATTCGGATTTCGGATCAAAGACGAAGGTTGCAATTCGGGTGTCGAATCAGCcttttcgagtcgggtcaatcGGGGCAAGTTGGTTTTGCCAGGTCTTCTCGGAAGTCCAACAATTCTATTCCGTATTATTCAATGCTAGCGTTTTAAAACACGATAGTTAATTAGTTAGGTGCACCGTGGAGATAGTAGCAAAGGAATCATATGAACGAACGAAGCACTTCCTCTATTGAACAGGACGTTTCGTAGCTATAAATACCAACTCCCCTCATTTTTTAATTAACTCCACTCGTGTAAGGAAGTTTTGGAACAGACACAAACAGGGCATAGAGAGGAAAAAAAGAGATTATTTAAGATGGGCACaagttagacctggcaaaagcaccCCGACCCGAAATCCCACCTGTTTGACCCAAAATACAGCCGAAACcggaaatgacccgacccgaattaacccaaAATCAACGAGAGACCCGAACTAACCCGACCTGCTAGCCTGACCCGAACCCAACCGGATGGACCCGTTTGCTAGATCTAAGCACAACTCATACCGCAGTtcgcaggtgctctacccaagCCCAAACACCCAAGAGTCCAAGACCCAAactgtatatatttttttttcatttcccgTACTATTTTCAAagggtggtgctcattcatgaacgagttttactctttcatggaAATAAATGACTATTATATCCCTTTTATTTTAATTCCTTCATTTACTCTTTTGTTTCATCATCCAAACACCACCGGCTAACATCACCCGTCAGCCACCATGCACCACCCTCACCGCCGCCTTCCTTGCGCCACCAGCCGGTCTTGACGACCTACTCTGATTTCAATTGTCACGCATCTAGCAAGGTGGTTGATGAGGTGTATCATGTTTATATAGATTGCTTAATCATAAAGGTTTGTATGCATGTCGTCCACTCGTACTACAATGTGAGCAATACAACTATTATATTGAGAGACATAAAACAGCAAGCAAACCATTAACAAAGGAGTGTACAAGACCAATTGGAAATCACCATTGAAGGGTGCTTGCTGTAATCCTAATTTCTAATttctgaaaaccctaatttcattaaTATAACAAATTTCACTCACCTAATTTAATATAACATCGTTAATGAAGTAAATAAATTAGAATTATTACTTGATCGACATGAGAATTAGCGTCCATGTCCATAGTAGATTAATCCGacgaatttgattaattttgtgaggAAGATTAATTTTGTGAGGGAGAGAATTAGGGAGTGtgctcttttttgtttttttgggagAAGGGTGACCTTGCAAAACCCGATCCGACTCGACAAAACTGATCTGACTCGCCCGATATCGAACCCGTCTGgcacccaaaaatacaaaaaatcagCACACCTGAAACCGACCCAGTCCGATCTGACATAACCCGATTCTTaataatatccgataaccgatataACCCGGACCTCATAACACCGAAACCGACTAAACCCGACAAGGAAAAAACCCGACCCGAGTAAGACTCGACTAACCGATACAAACTAACCCGAATAAGTCTATGTCTATAGGACTACAACTAACGTTAAGTATATATATAAATTAAGAGTTTTACTAATTATCATTTCATACGGACTATTTCGTCTGAAGcctttcagacggtcttatgtaACCATTTAAACTGGGtcatatttttttaatttaaaatgtcAACTATTAAAGTTGTGTCACATTAAGCCGTTAGTGAGTCACATATGTCCCGTCTCAAACCTTCTGACAAAAATGACTGTCTAAAGGGAGAACTTCTGTAAGagttttttcagatttgttttatTGTTTGTAATGTGAATGCCAATGTCTAAATTATACGAGGCCGGCCACTAGAACTTTACAAGGTTAACACTTAGTTTATTTTAACTCTTAGATTTATGAGTTTTACTAAATTTATTGCTCAACTTTAAGTGTGTATATGTATATACTTTTTTTTGGTTGTATGTGAGAGATTAATGTTATTTTCATGACGATTTATTGAAACTTAGTTGAGATTAGTTATTTGGGCCATTTATCCTtccttttcaaaaatttcaaactttATAGTTAGCACAAATGTTCAAAGGAACGTGAATGAAAAAGACATGGCATATGGCATACAATCCATCTTTCTATCATGGAACTTGTCAAGTGAAAAATAATAATTCAACATATATACAAAACTTGAAAGTTGAAACTGTTAAAATGCCTAGGAATTACAAAGTACAAAACAAATCTACTCAAGCAAAAGAAAGATAAAGTTGTTTCTATGGCTAGAAATATCCTAACAACTAGAAAGAAAGATGATAACAGAATATAAGAGTATCCTAACAACTAGAAATATCATGAAATCTAAGTAGAATTGATCATCTTCAGGGTAACGGTGTGCTTCATGTCTGTATGACTGCATAAAATCAAAAGTTAACCAATTAAACAGTTGTAAAAAGTTGCGTcttgtgataaaaaaaattagCGGCATTTTAATTTCGCATAGAAAAATTAGGATAAAGTTACCATATTCCCACTAGTCTGATTCCTCATCCGAGTCAACCGAAACAATGTTGCCAACAACTTTAAAATCTAGCAAAATGTTAAAGATATGAAACATATTGATAATGTTTAAATAACAAATACTGAtaatttttaaataataattcACACTTTACCATCATAACCAGTCAGCCAATGTTTACATGTCACAAGTGCTTCCGCACTTTTCGATGAAAGTGAGCTTCTCCATTTGCTTATAATTCTTCCGCCCATACTGAAAGTTGATTCAGAAGCAACTGTAGTAATGGGAATGGCTAGTATATCACGAGCCATAGAAGAAAGAACACGAAAACGACCGGAGTTCTCTTTCCAATAGACAAGCACATCTAATTGAGTTTCCATTGAAATCTTTTTCTCGTTCAAATACACATCGAATTCATTTGTCGCTGCATTAATTCGATCATACGCTGCAAATTCCTATATTTACATAATATATAGAAACATCTCAAATAAAAATATAAGTAATAGAACATCGAAATGACAAAAAAGAAAAGATAGAGAGGGAGAGAAACAAGATTAAGAATTGCGTACCGCAAAATCATCAGCAGGATTTATTTCTCTTGTAATATCCCGTGAATCAGAATTTCTAAAAATACCCGCTTGTGATTCATAAGATTCATACAAATCCTCAAACTGTTTTTTCAATTCTTTCATCTTTCTTAGGCCGTCGACCTCCCCATGTAACTTTTTTAAAGCATATCCAACAAACTCTAACTTATATCGTGGATCAAAAATAACCCCAAATGCAAGCACCTTAGCATATTCATGCCAATACTTATCAAACTTTACCAACATTTCTCCAGATGCTTGACTAATATCAATGTCATCACAAATAGTTCCCCTCTTAAGACGAGTATGTATTTGCCATACATATGGAAAATACAAACTCGCAGTAGGGTAATCACTCCCGGAGAATAATTTGGTAACTTCATAAAATGGTTCCAAAAGATGACATACTTTCCTAACTTTATCCCACTCATTAATATCAAGCACATACATGCTAGTACCATCAATAGAAGCAAAATAATCCTTATATTTAAGTGCCCTATCAAGCATCATATACGTCGAATTCCAACGAGTAGGCACATCCATCCATAAACCAAAAGAAACAGACATATTAAGCTTTTTGGCACATTCATAGAATTTTTCTATCCTTGCATCTGATCCATCAATATATTGAACACCTTCTCTTACCTTATGTATAGAGCCTTTTATGATCTCCAGACCATTTTTCACCACTAAATTTAATATATGAGCACAACAACGTATATGGAAGTATTCGCCAAGACAAAGCAGGTCTTTAAATGTTCCCTGTTTCAAGTAATCAATCATTTTATCCATATTACTTGCATTGTCAACCGTTAGAGAAAATACCTTGTCTTTAATTTCCCAATCCAAAATAACATCAGTGACTTGCTGAGATAGTTCAAATTGACCATGTGGGGGAGGGGAACGTCGAAAGCATAACAATTTACTTTGCAATATCCAGTCTTTGTCTATATAATGAGCAGTAATGTACAAAAAACTTCTCTTATTAGGCGCTGACCATAAATCAGATGTCAAACATATTCTACCCGGCAACTCTTTAAGAACTTTCTTTTATCTTGTCTTTAAAACTGCCGTACATATTCAAACAGACTTTTTTGGCAGTATTTCTTGATATGTGTTGAAAGTTGTCGTTAAGAAACTTGTGAATTTTTCAACCCAAGAAAAACTATACCCATGTTTCATAATTGCTTCAGCTAACAATTCTCTATATAAATTTTGATCAATTTCTTTCCCTGAACTTGACTGGTTAGAATTGAGTTTTCTATACTCACTACAAGATTTTAGCAAATGCCTCTTGAAATTGGATGTTCCAACAAGGGATGAAGCGTCATAAGTAGCAGACTTACAATGCTTACAGGTTCCAATTATTTTGACCCCAGACGGTGTTTTCTGTTTGATAAGCTTGAAATGTTTCCATACCCAAGATTTCCTTCGCTTCTTTAACGCTTCATCTGAAGAACCATCATCGTCAACCTGGTTTACATTTCCGTTACCGTCTGGTTGGATTTCTTCATCAAAATCTACATTCATAAACACATACATTTAGATGGTACTAAGAACCATCGAAACTAACAAATTCATCCAATAAAAATGCAATTATGTCAGTAAAGTAGTTTGATTACTTACCGGTAGCAATTGAATTAGCCTCTTCCGTTGACATGATCGTCCCTGTTCGTAAAACGAAAGACATGATCAAAAATTGAACACACAAAAATTAATCGATTGAACTTAATGGAATCAGGAGTTTATTACTTACAATGGAGCGAGATGTGAGATTTATCTTGTATTGTGTTTGATATTTGGTAAATTTTTGTAGCTGATGGTTATTAGTAGAGATTTGTTGTTTTTGATTTGTTAATTTTGGAATTGGAGTTATTGCAATGTTATACAGTGAAGAGTGAAAACTAAAAGCCATGGCTATTTAATTTGCTACTCCCTAATttttagtctttttttttttggtctaaaccatccggtaatccgaaccataTTGAGCCGACTAATCCGAATTTCGGgtcgtgtccaaggattacggtatttaaacccctcccaatcgcagttgtgggggatcgatccgcatacctccctaccaagcgtagcctcatgctaccactgcgccaaccaacgattggtccTAATTTTTAGTCTTAAACGTGTCTTTGTGGGCAAAACCCATTATGCATTAATAGAAAAATGGAGAAGGTGGCCTAAGTGGCCATGACTTCATTAATACCATTTCTTATATTTCTCACGTTTTTAGTAAGAACATGTCGCGATCGGCAATCACGGATATTTGagtaagacggtttta from Silene latifolia isolate original U9 population chromosome 3, ASM4854445v1, whole genome shotgun sequence harbors:
- the LOC141646228 gene encoding serine/arginine-rich splicing factor SR45a-like isoform X2, with amino-acid sequence MSHSRDESRSPSPDVSASPGTTCHRPRSRSRSKSLPRRSRSRSVDVSNPGNNLYMTGLSMRVTSDDLEKFFSKEGKVLECNLVKDPHTKESRGFAFITMETVEGAERYLKNLNRSVLEGRLITVEKIELGYG
- the LOC141646228 gene encoding serine/arginine-rich splicing factor SR45a-like isoform X1; amino-acid sequence: MSHSRDESRSPSPDVSASPGTTCHRPRSRSRSKSLPRRSRSRSVDVSNPGNNLYMTGLSMRVTSDDLEKFFSKEGKVLECNLVKDPHTKESRGFAFITMETVEGAERYLKNLNRSVLEGRLITVEKQIELGYG